A DNA window from Acidobacteriota bacterium contains the following coding sequences:
- a CDS encoding FtsX-like permease family protein, with protein MSFYIRTAIEPSQFLKSVNTIVSRVDPNLPVEELKTMPQQVQENVFLDRLISTMSAAFATLATLLAAIGLYGVLAFTVSQRTREFGLRMALGAQGSNVKGLVLKQVAILALVGGTIGLAMAWAIGGIAESEEQLFGMKGHDPVVFTAAFVVLSLVALGAGYIPARRASRVDPMRALRWE; from the coding sequence ATGTCGTTTTATATCCGCACAGCGATTGAACCGAGCCAGTTCCTCAAGTCCGTGAATACGATCGTCTCAAGAGTGGACCCCAACCTCCCCGTGGAGGAGCTCAAGACGATGCCGCAGCAAGTGCAGGAGAATGTGTTTCTCGATCGGCTGATCAGCACGATGTCGGCGGCGTTCGCGACTCTCGCAACGCTCCTGGCGGCCATCGGCCTCTACGGTGTCCTGGCGTTCACCGTGTCGCAGCGCACGCGCGAGTTCGGTCTCCGGATGGCGCTGGGAGCGCAGGGTTCGAACGTCAAAGGGCTCGTGCTTAAACAGGTCGCCATCCTTGCTCTGGTGGGAGGCACGATTGGGCTCGCGATGGCCTGGGCCATCGGCGGCATTGCTGAATCCGAAGAACAACTCTTCGGTATGAAGGGCCACGACCCGGTGGTCTTCACCGCCGCGTTCGTGGTGCTCAGCCTTGTTGCGCTCGGCGCGGGCTACATTCCAGCGCGGCGCGCATCGAGGGTCGACCCCATGCGTGCGCTTCGCTGGGAATAA